From one Acinonyx jubatus isolate Ajub_Pintada_27869175 chromosome B1, VMU_Ajub_asm_v1.0, whole genome shotgun sequence genomic stretch:
- the NDUFC1 gene encoding NADH dehydrogenase [ubiquinone] 1 subunit C1, mitochondrial, whose protein sequence is MAPPALLRPFSKLLAPARIPSGSSARSKFYVREPAHDGPDWLKVGLTLGTSVFLWIYLIKQHNEDVLEYKRRNGLE, encoded by the exons ATGGCGCCGCCCGCGTTGTTGCGCCCGTTTTCCAAGCTGCTGGCTCCGGCCAGGATCCCAAGTGGCT CTTCAGCGCGGTCAAAATTCTACGTGCGGGAGCCGGCACATGACGGACCTGACTGGCTGAAAGTTGGACTGACCTTGGGCACCTCCGTCTTCTTGTGGATCTAT CTCATCAAACAACATAATGAAGATGTTTTAgagtataaaagaagaaatgggttGGAATAA